In the Thermococcus sp. MAR1 genome, one interval contains:
- a CDS encoding aminotransferase class I/II-fold pyridoxal phosphate-dependent enzyme, protein MLEPVKFSTYHGGSREEGLLDFSASLNPYPPEWLDEMFERSKEISDRYPYYEKLEEGLAELIGEPLTLTAGITEALYLIGILALRGRRVIIPRHTYGEYERVARIFGAEVVKAPNEPEMLAELVERNSVAFFCNPNNPDGRFYRVRELRPLLDAVEDRKALLILDEAFIDFVKGAKSPEGENLVKLRTFTKSYGLPGIRVGYVIGFEEAFKSVRMPWSIGSLGYAFLEFLIEDGFEHLKKTMPLIWSEKERMEKALNIKSDANFFIKNVGDARETVERLKERGILVRDCTSFGLPQYVRFSVRKREENERLIEAFKELEVEF, encoded by the coding sequence ATGCTTGAGCCCGTGAAGTTCTCAACCTACCACGGCGGAAGCAGGGAAGAAGGTTTGCTGGACTTCTCGGCATCACTCAATCCATATCCACCTGAGTGGCTCGACGAGATGTTTGAGCGCTCCAAAGAGATAAGCGACAGGTATCCTTACTACGAGAAGCTTGAAGAAGGGCTTGCCGAGCTGATAGGGGAACCTCTAACCCTAACGGCCGGCATCACCGAGGCGCTCTATCTAATCGGCATCCTCGCGCTCCGCGGAAGGAGGGTGATAATCCCCCGCCACACCTACGGCGAGTACGAGAGGGTTGCGCGGATTTTTGGGGCAGAGGTCGTCAAAGCTCCCAACGAGCCAGAAATGCTGGCGGAACTCGTCGAGAGAAACTCTGTTGCATTTTTCTGCAACCCCAACAACCCCGACGGAAGGTTCTACCGCGTCAGAGAGCTTAGACCTCTCCTCGACGCTGTGGAGGATAGAAAAGCCCTCCTCATTCTCGACGAGGCCTTCATAGACTTTGTCAAAGGGGCGAAAAGTCCCGAAGGGGAAAACCTCGTGAAGCTCAGGACCTTCACCAAGAGCTACGGCCTGCCGGGGATAAGGGTCGGCTACGTCATCGGCTTTGAGGAGGCCTTTAAAAGCGTCCGCATGCCCTGGAGCATAGGCTCGCTCGGCTACGCTTTTCTGGAGTTCCTCATCGAGGACGGCTTCGAGCACCTCAAGAAAACGATGCCGCTCATCTGGAGTGAGAAGGAGCGGATGGAAAAGGCCCTGAACATCAAAAGCGACGCCAACTTCTTCATAAAAAATGTCGGCGATGCGAGGGAAACCGTCGAACGGCTGAAAGAGAGGGGAATCCTCGTGAGGGACTGCACGAGCTTTGGTTTGCCTCAGTACGTCCGCTTCAGCGTGAGGAAGAGGGAGGAGAACGAGAGGCTGATTGAGGCATTCAAGGAGCTGGAGGTAGAATTTTAA
- a CDS encoding glycosyltransferase family 39 protein, with product MCLAYITLIAVVITFPYFLTRKTPPGYIIGGDTLVHAAISRGIHLGRNPFLDQTYNVYPNWYPFLYHLIIATISKAVGISIETTMILFQAVLVILMILTLFYVARGLWGSKAGTYAAALSLMMLTAHIYPNPKELAPLFGILSVYFMLKEMFIVSGILMGLALWTHYAFVIPLAGLPLVIGVIKREKRYLLVVLLAFLVFSPFIINVSLHSGGVPRIESIYNPWQTDTFENKLRSLLPPLYMLPFLGLAVLHWKYERESSVEALLLLVGIIAVARISPGLLEYFGIFIWSKRFTGMLGYVYLLLSAYGLSTLNLSGKKMTAIVTVTMMVLTPIAGALVFWNTVTNDKFIRPSNHDFSQYFPREHFPEISSWVLNHTERDDVIATSEEAGMMLNALTGRPIVATLYGHGNTFIDNQKRRDDLEQLFTGNCSKKREIIEEYHVRVIITEPFVYEHWNVTDMRCVAIPAYWIEDVTVWEVKK from the coding sequence GTGTGTCTAGCTTATATCACACTCATTGCCGTTGTCATAACTTTTCCATACTTTCTGACTAGAAAGACCCCGCCGGGATATATAATTGGGGGAGATACTCTGGTTCATGCTGCCATATCTAGGGGCATTCACCTTGGCAGGAATCCTTTCTTGGATCAGACTTACAATGTTTATCCAAATTGGTACCCCTTTTTGTACCATCTCATTATCGCCACAATATCCAAAGCTGTTGGAATATCCATCGAGACAACAATGATTCTCTTCCAAGCTGTTCTAGTGATTCTAATGATCCTGACATTATTTTACGTGGCTAGAGGTTTGTGGGGATCTAAAGCGGGAACATACGCGGCGGCACTATCTCTCATGATGTTAACCGCTCACATTTATCCAAATCCCAAAGAGTTGGCACCATTATTCGGCATTCTTTCGGTTTATTTTATGTTGAAAGAAATGTTCATTGTTTCAGGGATTTTGATGGGTTTGGCCTTGTGGACACATTACGCTTTTGTTATACCCTTGGCCGGACTTCCCTTGGTAATTGGAGTGATTAAGAGGGAAAAAAGATACCTCTTGGTTGTATTGTTGGCCTTTCTTGTTTTCTCTCCGTTCATTATTAATGTGAGCCTTCATTCAGGAGGCGTTCCTAGAATAGAGAGCATTTACAACCCATGGCAAACAGACACATTTGAAAATAAATTACGAAGCCTGTTACCCCCACTGTACATGTTGCCATTTCTAGGATTAGCAGTTCTTCACTGGAAGTATGAGAGGGAGTCTTCAGTGGAGGCTCTACTTCTCTTAGTGGGTATCATAGCTGTAGCTAGGATTTCTCCGGGGCTACTGGAGTATTTTGGAATCTTCATCTGGTCTAAACGATTTACTGGAATGCTCGGGTATGTATATCTTCTCCTTAGTGCATATGGGCTTTCTACGCTCAACTTGTCTGGAAAAAAGATGACGGCAATTGTAACAGTAACAATGATGGTCTTGACACCCATCGCGGGAGCATTAGTTTTCTGGAATACTGTAACTAATGATAAATTTATACGGCCATCAAATCATGATTTTTCACAGTATTTTCCGAGAGAGCATTTCCCGGAGATTAGTTCTTGGGTATTGAACCACACTGAGCGGGATGATGTAATTGCCACTAGTGAAGAAGCAGGCATGATGCTAAATGCATTGACCGGTCGCCCAATTGTAGCTACCCTGTATGGGCACGGAAATACCTTTATAGACAACCAAAAAAGGCGAGATGACCTAGAACAATTGTTTACAGGCAATTGTAGCAAAAAAAGAGAGATTATTGAAGAATACCACGTCAGAGTGATAATAACTGAACCATTTGTTTATGAGCATTGGAATGTAACAGATATGAGATGTGTTGCTATTCCCGCGTATTGGATTGAAGACGTGACTGTGTGGGAGGTGAAAAAATGA
- a CDS encoding class I SAM-dependent methyltransferase, translating to MHELYTLLAEYYDAIYRRRAERVGAEIDFVEETFREDAERSVRRVLDLACGTGIPTLKLARRGYEVVGLDLHEEMLAVARRKAKKEGLNVEFIQGDAIEITFEEEFDAVTMFFSSITYFDDSAIRELFNSVKRALKPGGLFIADFPAWHYGGRDGPIVWDETKGDERLVITDWREVEPAFQKLRFKRLVQIIKPDGNVKAVFVDDELNIYTPREMGLLAGKHFRKVKIYGDRHELRPNDRRYWLVAVK from the coding sequence ATGCACGAGCTTTACACCCTCCTAGCGGAGTACTATGACGCCATATACCGGAGGAGGGCAGAACGGGTTGGGGCAGAAATCGACTTCGTGGAAGAAACCTTCAGGGAAGATGCGGAGAGAAGTGTAAGGCGAGTCCTCGACCTCGCCTGCGGCACCGGAATTCCGACCCTTAAGCTCGCAAGGAGGGGGTACGAGGTTGTCGGTTTAGACCTCCACGAGGAGATGCTGGCCGTTGCAAGGAGGAAAGCGAAGAAGGAAGGCCTGAACGTTGAGTTCATCCAGGGTGACGCCATCGAAATAACCTTTGAGGAGGAGTTCGACGCGGTGACCATGTTCTTCTCCTCAATTACCTACTTCGATGATTCTGCAATTCGCGAATTATTTAATTCTGTAAAACGGGCTCTGAAACCGGGCGGGCTTTTCATCGCCGACTTCCCAGCATGGCACTACGGCGGGAGGGACGGCCCGATAGTCTGGGACGAGACGAAAGGAGATGAGAGGCTAGTCATAACCGACTGGCGAGAGGTCGAGCCGGCCTTCCAGAAGCTCCGCTTCAAGAGGCTCGTCCAGATAATCAAACCCGATGGGAACGTTAAGGCCGTCTTTGTGGACGACGAGCTCAACATCTACACCCCGAGGGAGATGGGACTCCTAGCTGGGAAGCATTTCAGGAAGGTAAAAATCTACGGGGATAGGCACGAGCTGAGGCCCAACGACAGGAGGTACTGGCTGGTGGCGGTTAAGTAG
- a CDS encoding EamA family transporter: MKSLPYTILATCILLGGSTQILFKMGMNSIGPLGDLFSIKTMTIIFSNKYIVMGLILYGISSVLWLIGLSMLDVSLMYPLLSLAYVVTTVLAFIILNEPVRTTRWVGVLLIILGSILVGVNR; the protein is encoded by the coding sequence ATGAAATCCCTACCTTATACCATACTCGCAACCTGTATCCTCCTCGGGGGAAGTACTCAGATTTTGTTTAAGATGGGAATGAACTCGATAGGACCGTTGGGGGATTTATTCTCCATCAAAACCATGACAATTATATTTTCCAACAAGTACATTGTTATGGGGCTGATACTGTACGGGATTTCTTCCGTGCTATGGCTCATTGGACTTTCAATGTTAGATGTGAGTTTGATGTATCCCCTGTTGAGCTTAGCATACGTTGTAACCACCGTGTTAGCGTTCATTATACTCAACGAACCTGTGAGAACTACTAGGTGGGTGGGAGTGCTACTGATAATCCTCGGCAGTATTTTGGTCGGTGTTAACAGGTAA
- the trm10 gene encoding tRNA (guanine(9)-/adenine(9)-N1)-methyltransferase, whose product MKTLADVFREALGEKGIESFGVLSKRFRKSKNKLQDVAVEIINGKGAVFRVPEKTAVAWNLNGNRVEGSYYAYAPLCMMEKFEPVLTPEELKAKLPEWPYFIIDLYHWDRHTQKEKGKICLQVSQSYGLLRDYFTGRELAVTWANDEFKSMFHGPIGRITTYAGPTADFLKEKDIDEVVLLDPWAEEVLSEKDFDVGAFIIGGIVDTGGNKKKTTPKIGEELERAGIRVRRRKIVLKGDIVGVPDRINRILGIILKMMVEGKSMDEAVYEFQEPLHARWRLRKELPKRVIRYKVNGKTYRVVEKELFDEYSKWLKIRWEDFVKVLRELDLIALEKKRIHHLNKISSARIINRKLYRVILLKKAAMLCYNC is encoded by the coding sequence ATGAAGACGCTCGCCGATGTTTTCAGGGAGGCACTGGGGGAGAAGGGGATCGAGAGCTTCGGGGTGCTCTCAAAGCGCTTCAGAAAGTCAAAGAACAAGCTCCAGGACGTGGCAGTGGAGATAATCAACGGGAAGGGGGCAGTATTCCGCGTCCCGGAGAAGACCGCCGTTGCGTGGAATCTGAACGGCAACCGCGTTGAAGGCTCTTACTACGCCTACGCTCCCCTGTGCATGATGGAGAAGTTCGAGCCTGTTTTAACACCCGAAGAGCTGAAGGCAAAGCTCCCGGAGTGGCCCTACTTCATAATCGACCTCTACCACTGGGACAGGCACACCCAGAAGGAGAAGGGGAAGATATGCCTCCAGGTGAGCCAGAGCTACGGCCTTCTGAGGGACTACTTCACAGGTCGTGAGCTGGCAGTAACGTGGGCGAATGACGAGTTCAAGTCCATGTTCCACGGCCCTATCGGGAGGATAACAACCTACGCCGGACCGACGGCAGATTTTCTGAAGGAAAAGGACATCGACGAGGTTGTTCTCCTCGATCCCTGGGCGGAGGAGGTTCTGAGCGAGAAGGATTTCGACGTCGGGGCCTTTATAATCGGCGGCATCGTCGACACCGGTGGGAACAAGAAGAAGACCACGCCCAAGATAGGAGAAGAGCTTGAGAGGGCTGGAATAAGGGTACGCAGAAGGAAGATCGTTCTCAAAGGCGACATCGTCGGCGTCCCCGACAGGATAAACCGGATTCTGGGGATAATCCTCAAGATGATGGTGGAAGGGAAGTCGATGGACGAGGCAGTTTACGAGTTTCAAGAACCCCTCCACGCCCGCTGGCGCCTGAGGAAGGAACTGCCAAAGAGGGTCATCAGGTACAAGGTGAACGGCAAGACCTACAGGGTCGTCGAGAAGGAGCTTTTCGATGAATACTCCAAGTGGCTCAAAATCCGCTGGGAGGACTTCGTGAAGGTGCTGAGGGAGCTGGACTTAATAGCGCTTGAGAAGAAGAGGATACACCACCTCAACAAGATATCCAGCGCGAGGATAATAAACAGAAAGCTTTACAGGGTGATTCTGCTCAAAAAGGCCGCGATGCTGTGCTATAACTGCTGA
- a CDS encoding valine--tRNA ligase has protein sequence MLPKTYDPNEIEPKWQKFWLEEKIYKYELDEKRPSYAIDTPPPFTSGTLHLGHVLSHTWIDIIARYKRMTGYNVLFPQGFDNHGLPTELKVEKEFGISKDQPEKFLQKCVEWTWQAIEAMRNQFIRIGYSADWDLEYHTMDDWYKAAVQKSLLEFYEKGMLYRDKHPVYWCPRCRTSLAKAEVGYVEEDGYLYYIKLPLADGSGYVPIATTRPELMPACVAVFVHPDDERYKDVVGKKVKLPIFEREVPVIADEDVDPEFGTGAVYNCTYGDEQDVVWQKRYNLPVIIAINEDGTMNERAGPYKGLKTEEARKVIAEDLEKMGLLYKKQKVHHRVLRHTERSSCMAPIELLPKTQWFIKVKDFTDEIVKVAEEINWYPEDMFLRLKDWAESMDWDWVISRQRVFGTTLPFWVCKNGHVVPAREEDLPVDPRFDKPPVEKCPVCGAELEPVTDVLDCWIDSSITPLIITRWHEAIKGDEEAKRWFEHNFPTALRPQGTDIIRTWAFYTIFRTYKLTGEKPWDDVLINGMVAGPDGRKMSKSYGNVVAPDEVIPKYGADALRLWTALAPPGEDHPFKWETVDYNYRFLQKVWNIYRFAERHLVDFDPSSAPEELEPMDRWILSRLHRLIKFATEEMERYRFNLLTRELMTFVWHEVADDYIEMIKYRLYGDDEESKLKAKAALYELLYNVMLLLAPFAPHITEELYQEMFKRHVGVKSVHLLEWPKYDEGRISEEAERLGELAREIVGVMRRYKNSHGLALNAKLKHVAIYATEGYEALKAIEKDIAGTMNIERLEVIQGEPELEERIIEIKPNFRTVGPRYGKLVPKITAYLKENAEEVARALKEAGKVEFEVEGQTVELGKEDIVLRKAVFSEGEEVETAVVGDAVVVFF, from the coding sequence ATGCTTCCTAAGACCTACGACCCGAACGAGATTGAGCCGAAGTGGCAGAAGTTCTGGCTTGAGGAGAAAATCTACAAGTACGAGCTCGACGAGAAGAGGCCGAGCTACGCGATAGACACCCCACCCCCGTTCACGAGCGGAACGCTCCACCTCGGTCACGTGCTCAGCCACACCTGGATTGATATCATAGCGCGCTACAAGAGAATGACCGGCTACAACGTGCTCTTCCCCCAGGGCTTTGACAACCACGGCCTCCCGACCGAGCTGAAGGTTGAGAAGGAGTTCGGAATCAGCAAAGACCAGCCGGAGAAGTTCCTCCAGAAGTGCGTCGAATGGACCTGGCAGGCCATTGAGGCGATGAGAAACCAGTTCATCAGGATAGGTTACTCGGCCGACTGGGACCTGGAGTACCACACGATGGATGACTGGTACAAGGCTGCCGTGCAGAAGTCCCTCCTTGAGTTCTACGAGAAGGGCATGCTCTACCGCGACAAGCACCCGGTCTACTGGTGTCCAAGATGCAGGACGAGTCTGGCTAAGGCTGAAGTCGGCTATGTTGAGGAGGACGGTTACCTATACTACATCAAGCTCCCGCTGGCGGATGGAAGCGGCTACGTCCCCATAGCCACCACGAGGCCCGAGCTGATGCCTGCCTGTGTCGCTGTGTTCGTCCACCCGGACGACGAGCGCTACAAAGACGTGGTAGGTAAGAAGGTTAAGCTCCCGATATTCGAGAGGGAAGTGCCTGTTATAGCCGATGAGGACGTTGACCCCGAATTTGGAACCGGTGCGGTCTACAACTGTACCTACGGCGACGAGCAGGACGTCGTCTGGCAGAAGCGCTACAACCTGCCGGTTATCATAGCAATCAACGAGGACGGCACGATGAACGAGAGGGCCGGGCCGTACAAGGGGCTGAAAACCGAGGAGGCGAGGAAGGTAATAGCCGAGGACCTCGAAAAGATGGGCCTGCTATATAAGAAGCAGAAGGTCCACCACCGCGTGCTGAGGCACACCGAGAGGAGCTCCTGTATGGCGCCCATCGAGCTGCTCCCCAAGACCCAGTGGTTCATCAAGGTGAAGGACTTCACGGACGAGATAGTGAAGGTCGCGGAGGAGATCAACTGGTACCCCGAGGACATGTTCTTGAGGCTTAAGGACTGGGCCGAGAGCATGGACTGGGACTGGGTCATAAGCAGGCAGCGCGTGTTTGGAACGACGCTCCCGTTCTGGGTCTGCAAGAACGGCCACGTGGTTCCGGCGAGGGAAGAAGACCTGCCGGTTGACCCGCGCTTTGACAAACCTCCGGTCGAGAAGTGCCCGGTCTGCGGTGCCGAGCTTGAGCCCGTCACGGACGTCCTCGACTGCTGGATAGACTCAAGCATAACCCCGCTCATCATAACCCGGTGGCACGAGGCCATCAAGGGCGACGAAGAGGCCAAGCGCTGGTTCGAGCACAACTTCCCGACCGCGCTCAGGCCGCAGGGGACGGACATCATAAGGACGTGGGCCTTCTACACGATATTCAGAACCTATAAACTAACCGGCGAGAAGCCCTGGGATGACGTCCTCATCAACGGAATGGTGGCCGGCCCGGACGGAAGGAAGATGAGCAAGAGCTACGGCAACGTCGTAGCACCGGACGAGGTCATCCCGAAGTACGGCGCCGATGCGCTCCGCCTCTGGACCGCCCTCGCTCCGCCCGGAGAGGACCACCCGTTCAAGTGGGAGACCGTCGACTACAACTACAGGTTTTTGCAGAAGGTCTGGAACATCTACCGCTTCGCCGAGCGTCATCTGGTAGATTTTGACCCGAGCAGCGCTCCGGAGGAGCTTGAGCCGATGGACCGCTGGATACTCAGCAGGCTCCACAGGCTGATAAAGTTCGCCACCGAGGAGATGGAGCGCTACCGCTTCAACCTGCTCACCAGAGAGCTGATGACCTTCGTCTGGCATGAGGTGGCCGACGATTACATCGAGATGATCAAGTACCGCCTCTACGGCGACGACGAAGAGAGCAAGCTGAAGGCGAAAGCGGCACTCTACGAGCTGCTCTACAACGTGATGCTCCTCCTCGCTCCGTTCGCGCCGCACATAACTGAGGAGCTCTACCAGGAGATGTTCAAGAGGCACGTTGGTGTCAAGAGCGTGCACCTCCTCGAGTGGCCGAAGTACGATGAGGGCAGGATAAGCGAGGAGGCCGAGAGGCTCGGAGAGCTCGCCCGCGAGATAGTCGGTGTCATGAGGCGCTACAAGAACAGCCACGGCCTCGCTCTGAACGCCAAGCTCAAGCACGTGGCCATCTACGCCACCGAGGGCTATGAGGCCCTGAAGGCCATCGAGAAGGACATCGCCGGAACCATGAACATCGAGAGGCTGGAGGTAATCCAGGGCGAGCCGGAACTTGAGGAGCGCATCATTGAGATAAAGCCCAACTTCAGGACTGTTGGCCCGCGCTACGGCAAGCTCGTGCCGAAGATCACCGCCTACCTCAAGGAGAACGCGGAAGAGGTTGCAAGGGCCCTCAAAGAGGCCGGAAAGGTCGAGTTTGAGGTGGAAGGCCAGACGGTCGAGCTGGGCAAGGAGGACATCGTGCTCAGGAAGGCAGTGTTCAGCGAGGGCGAAGAGGTCGAGACGGCAGTCGTTGGGGATGCCGTTGTGGTGTTCTTCTGA
- the cbiB gene encoding adenosylcobinamide-phosphate synthase CbiB, with translation MEVLTVFFLALLWDLLLGEPPAKLHPVVWFGKMAGFLDKRWKRKSPLRDFLAGTLVALIVVIFALALSLLPFYLTFPLNYALAVYLLKSSFAIRSLYEHVAKTVTWKVEEKRKAVSMIVSRDTRALDEAHLNSASIESLAENLNDSVIAPLFYFLLFGLPGALLYRAVNTLDAMLGYRNERYEYFGKFSARLDDILNFIPARLTVLLYLPFGGRNVLQHYRLARFKLNSDKPISAMSAVLGVWLEKPGVYRFPGRTPENDDIGRALRVYWFIVAEWIGIVVLMLLLGVFPCLSP, from the coding sequence ATGGAGGTTCTGACGGTTTTCTTCCTTGCACTGCTCTGGGACTTGCTCCTTGGAGAACCGCCGGCGAAGCTTCACCCTGTGGTGTGGTTCGGAAAGATGGCGGGCTTTCTTGACAAAAGGTGGAAAAGAAAAAGCCCTCTCCGGGATTTTCTCGCAGGGACACTGGTTGCTCTCATCGTTGTCATCTTTGCCTTAGCTCTCTCGCTCCTCCCGTTCTACCTCACTTTCCCGCTCAACTATGCTCTGGCCGTTTACCTCCTCAAAAGCTCCTTCGCCATTAGAAGTTTATACGAGCACGTCGCGAAAACCGTAACTTGGAAGGTCGAGGAAAAGAGGAAGGCCGTCTCGATGATAGTGAGCAGAGACACCAGAGCTCTCGATGAGGCCCACCTCAACTCCGCCTCAATAGAGAGCCTCGCCGAGAACCTCAACGACTCAGTAATCGCCCCGCTGTTCTACTTCCTCCTCTTTGGCCTCCCTGGAGCTCTGCTCTACCGCGCCGTCAACACTCTCGACGCGATGCTCGGCTACAGGAACGAGCGCTATGAATATTTTGGCAAGTTTTCCGCCAGGTTGGATGACATCCTCAACTTCATTCCGGCCCGATTGACAGTTCTCCTCTACCTTCCTTTCGGTGGAAGAAATGTCCTCCAGCACTACCGTCTCGCGAGGTTCAAACTCAACTCTGACAAACCCATCTCAGCGATGTCAGCCGTCCTCGGCGTCTGGCTGGAAAAACCTGGCGTTTACCGCTTTCCAGGTAGGACTCCAGAGAACGATGATATCGGGCGAGCCCTGAGGGTTTATTGGTTCATCGTTGCTGAATGGATCGGAATTGTTGTTTTAATGCTGTTGCTGGGGGTGTTCCCATGCTTGAGCCCGTGA
- a CDS encoding class I SAM-dependent methyltransferase family protein — protein MLAVKVPKREAEKIRRKLLELGILAKGYAVRREGEFVLFPVTEPVEGFELVEADFERLGRRPHSYREVVEVPDEVRPLLPSSFDIIGDLAIIELPEELMSYGKAIGDAILRVHRHIKAVFAKGGRVSGEYRIRELVHLAGERRAETLHRENGIRLKLDVARVYFSPRLATERMRIFEKTRPGEIIFDMFAGVGPYAVLLAKKAKLVFACDINPWAVRYLEENIRLNKADNVVPVLGDVRKVAGKVEADRVIMNLPKFADRFLREAMLSVRDGGVVHYYGFGPEEDLFSEHEAKIKAAAKELGFTVEFLEKRKVRPYAPRQFNIAIDFRVLK, from the coding sequence ATGCTCGCAGTCAAAGTCCCCAAGCGAGAGGCCGAAAAAATCCGCAGGAAATTACTCGAGCTTGGCATCCTGGCTAAAGGATACGCCGTCAGAAGAGAGGGCGAGTTCGTACTCTTCCCCGTCACAGAGCCGGTTGAGGGCTTTGAGCTCGTTGAGGCCGACTTTGAGAGGCTTGGGAGAAGGCCCCACAGCTACCGCGAGGTCGTTGAGGTTCCGGATGAAGTTAGACCGCTCCTCCCGAGCTCCTTCGACATTATCGGCGACCTCGCGATAATCGAGCTACCTGAAGAGCTGATGTCCTATGGAAAAGCTATCGGAGATGCCATCCTCAGGGTTCATCGGCACATAAAGGCCGTCTTCGCCAAGGGGGGCAGAGTTTCCGGGGAATACCGCATTAGGGAGCTGGTTCACCTCGCCGGCGAGAGGAGGGCTGAAACCCTCCACCGCGAGAACGGGATAAGGCTCAAGCTCGACGTTGCAAGGGTTTACTTCTCTCCCCGCCTGGCCACGGAGAGAATGAGGATTTTTGAGAAGACCCGGCCGGGGGAGATTATATTTGATATGTTCGCCGGCGTCGGGCCATACGCGGTGCTCTTAGCTAAGAAGGCAAAGCTCGTCTTCGCCTGTGACATCAACCCCTGGGCGGTTCGCTACCTTGAGGAGAACATCCGGCTGAACAAGGCTGACAACGTCGTGCCCGTCCTCGGCGACGTTCGAAAGGTGGCGGGCAAAGTGGAGGCCGACCGGGTGATAATGAACCTCCCCAAGTTCGCCGACCGCTTTCTGAGGGAGGCGATGCTGAGCGTTAGGGATGGTGGAGTTGTCCACTACTACGGCTTCGGCCCGGAGGAAGACCTGTTCTCGGAGCACGAGGCGAAGATAAAGGCGGCCGCAAAAGAGCTCGGCTTCACCGTCGAGTTCCTGGAGAAGAGGAAAGTCCGCCCCTACGCGCCGAGGCAGTTCAACATAGCGATTGACTTCAGGGTTTTAAAGTAG
- a CDS encoding TldD/PmbA family protein: protein MEELIRYGEKFFDELEIAVYRSRDVSANVELNEISMASTRSGALTIIRGIKDKRLGLAIVDSDEPPRIMEAIEQAAKMARLNSPDEKWVSLPEPGKYREGPKPNYELKDASPDGLVEMLVRGIKLAREKDEHVVVAGGEGGVSWEERHIVNSHGVDVSQEGGAAFLFLELVGRKGDVVTPGIFDFDAKRSLDLDVEGVVERAVQKVKWAYSVKASKNEEVPIILGPWAIAGLFSYALFPAFSGERLVKETTPLAGKVGEKIASDVLTIYDDPFHELSIQPVIADGEGVPTRKNVLIEKGTFKGFVWDNYWARIHGTESTGNGKRDLRTGGINIGFHSMVIENGKRPLEEVIAEIEHGYFVDGFQGAHSSNPDNGNFAVTANPAFLIEDGEVKGASVFLVAGNVYELLNSATEVTKEQTVMPFMTTIITPFVKFENVKIAGK, encoded by the coding sequence ATGGAGGAACTAATACGGTACGGTGAGAAGTTTTTCGATGAGCTGGAGATCGCCGTTTATCGCTCCCGTGATGTCAGCGCGAACGTCGAGCTGAACGAGATTTCAATGGCCTCCACGAGGAGCGGAGCCCTTACCATAATCCGAGGAATCAAGGACAAGCGCCTCGGTCTGGCGATAGTCGACAGCGACGAACCCCCCAGGATAATGGAGGCCATAGAGCAGGCGGCCAAGATGGCGAGGCTCAACAGCCCCGACGAGAAGTGGGTCTCCCTTCCGGAGCCGGGGAAGTACCGTGAGGGACCAAAGCCCAACTACGAGCTGAAGGATGCTTCACCTGACGGGCTCGTTGAGATGCTCGTCCGCGGCATAAAGCTCGCCCGTGAGAAGGATGAGCACGTTGTAGTTGCAGGCGGGGAGGGCGGCGTTTCGTGGGAGGAGAGGCACATCGTCAACTCCCACGGGGTAGACGTTTCCCAGGAGGGCGGTGCGGCGTTTCTGTTCCTGGAGCTGGTGGGAAGGAAGGGTGACGTCGTAACGCCCGGCATCTTTGACTTCGATGCGAAGCGTAGCTTAGACCTCGACGTTGAGGGGGTCGTTGAAAGGGCCGTCCAGAAGGTCAAGTGGGCCTACAGCGTCAAGGCCAGCAAAAACGAGGAGGTTCCAATAATCCTCGGCCCATGGGCGATTGCTGGACTTTTCAGCTACGCTCTCTTCCCAGCCTTCAGCGGTGAGCGCCTGGTTAAAGAAACGACACCGCTGGCAGGGAAGGTAGGAGAGAAGATAGCCAGCGACGTGCTCACGATATACGACGACCCGTTCCACGAGCTCTCCATACAGCCGGTTATAGCCGATGGTGAGGGAGTGCCAACGAGGAAGAACGTCCTCATCGAGAAGGGGACCTTCAAGGGCTTCGTCTGGGACAACTACTGGGCCAGGATTCACGGCACCGAGAGCACTGGGAATGGAAAGCGGGATCTGAGAACCGGCGGCATAAACATAGGCTTCCACAGCATGGTCATAGAGAACGGTAAGCGCCCGCTGGAGGAGGTCATAGCGGAAATCGAGCACGGCTACTTCGTGGACGGCTTCCAGGGCGCCCACTCAAGCAACCCCGACAACGGGAACTTCGCGGTAACAGCAAACCCGGCGTTCCTCATCGAGGACGGGGAGGTCAAAGGTGCTAGCGTCTTCCTCGTTGCGGGCAACGTCTACGAACTGCTGAATAGCGCCACTGAGGTAACGAAGGAGCAGACCGTAATGCCCTTCATGACCACCATCATAACGCCCTTCGTAAAGTTCGAGAACGTGAAGATAGCGGGGAAGTGA